Below is a window of Pirellulales bacterium DNA.
TGACGAGATAATCAAACGCTCCGTGCCCAAGCGCGCGAACGGCCGTGGCCAGGCTGCCGAAGGCGGTCATGATCACGATCGGCAGGTCCGGCATCAGACGCCGCAGACGATCGAGCGCTTCGAGCCCGTCCATGCCGGGAAGGCGGATGTCGAGCATCATCAAATGCGGCGCATCGCGGCCGACTTGCTCGAAAGCCTCTTCGGCCGACGAAGCCACGGTCACGCGATGACCGCTTTCGGTCAGCAGCCGACGCAAGGCCCAGCAGATGCTTTCTTCGTCATCGACGATCAGGATATGACTCATGATGAACTCGTGCGATTGAGGGAGGTTCCCGCGGGCACGTCACGCATGATGGTCCCCGCGGGGGCAGGGGGCGGCGGTTGGTCGCCGGCCGGCAACAGAAGTTCGAAACAGGTTGCGCTTTCGGTGCGCGTGTAACGTAAGTGGCCGCCATGCCCTTCGACCACCTGGCGGGCGACGGCCAGGCCGAGGCCGACCCCTTCGGGCTTTGTGGTTTGAAAAGCTTCGCCAATACGTTGAGAGACTTCGGGCGCCAAGCCCGGGCCATTGTCGAGCACGCGCAGACGCACGTTCGCGGCGTCGGCCAGGATTTCGACCCGCACCCAGCCCTCTTTGCCGATCGCCTCGAGCGCGTTGAGCATCAGGTTCATCAAAGCCTGACGCAACTGATCGCGATCGGCATCAAGCGCCAAGGGAGCACTCGGCACGGCGCACGCCAACTCAACGCGATGGTGCTGTGCTGTGGGCATCAACAATGCCACGAGCTCTGCCACCAACTCGCGAGGATCGAACACGGCGCGACGTGGACGCTCGGGTTGGCCGGCCGCGAGGAAACGCTTCAAATGGTCTTCGATCAATCGCAACTGCCGCAGCGCGACGTCCAAGCTTTCTTGATCTGCCGTGTGGCAATTGCGGCGGTGCATCTGTACGGCCATCAGCGCGCCGGTCACGTCATTTCTTAGATGGTGTGCCAGGCCGCCGCTGAGTCGGCCCAGGACCGACAATCGCTCAGACCGCGCAATGGCCCGCCGCAGTTCATCGAGCTGGCGGGCGAGTTCGTTGACGCTGATTGCGACGTCCCGCACCTCGTCATTGCGCGCGGGGATGGGCAACGGGCGGAAATCTCCTTCGGCCAGACGACCGACCTGCGTGCGAACCTCGACCAGCGGCAAACTGAGCTTGCGAGCAATCCAACTCGCCACGGCCACACACAGAACCAGTGCCACGCCGCCCACGA
It encodes the following:
- a CDS encoding HAMP domain-containing sensor histidine kinase, yielding MRWPIRYQILLPFAGMMLAAVLSVSLLNAYWAAARSQRQIEEQLRSVARTYLTSTFPVTANVLEQMHGLSGAEFILFDTAGTRVATNALTKSGIDFAQLPPAELVINQWQDLRLGPIITLGNERFFHVALRANRRSVSETTSLLHVLYPERELRELRRQAALPPLVVGGVALVLCVAVASWIARKLSLPLVEVRTQVGRLAEGDFRPLPIPARNDEVRDVAISVNELARQLDELRRAIARSERLSVLGRLSGGLAHHLRNDVTGALMAVQMHRRNCHTADQESLDVALRQLRLIEDHLKRFLAAGQPERPRRAVFDPRELVAELVALLMPTAQHHRVELACAVPSAPLALDADRDQLRQALMNLMLNALEAIGKEGWVRVEILADAANVRLRVLDNGPGLAPEVSQRIGEAFQTTKPEGVGLGLAVARQVVEGHGGHLRYTRTESATCFELLLPAGDQPPPPAPAGTIMRDVPAGTSLNRTSSS